A stretch of the Bacillus licheniformis DSM 13 = ATCC 14580 genome encodes the following:
- a CDS encoding Phr family secreted Rap phosphatase inhibitor — MKKLLLGAVITGVFLTGILNFTTQGKAEFGTGDFKVAENAFFG; from the coding sequence ATGAAAAAATTACTTTTAGGTGCAGTAATAACAGGTGTATTTTTAACTGGTATTTTAAACTTTACTACTCAAGGAAAAGCTGAATTCGGTACTGGAGACTTTAAAGTTGCTGAAAATGCGTTTTTTGGTTAA
- a CDS encoding ArpU family phage packaging/lysis transcriptional regulator, protein MPPIDEKEVRNTIIRELKRYKALKVQLENRKEREAAGMNNLFLQLRDQHSLNELKVCQMDRALKQSLDGDELKIIKAKYLSPQKIKDIEIYMEMGLKKDKCYQVKRRAIYNLATALGII, encoded by the coding sequence CTGCCGCCTATAGACGAAAAAGAAGTCAGAAATACGATTATAAGGGAGCTAAAAAGATATAAGGCTTTAAAGGTTCAGCTTGAAAACCGGAAAGAACGGGAAGCGGCCGGGATGAATAACCTTTTCCTGCAGCTCAGGGATCAGCACTCTTTAAATGAATTGAAAGTTTGTCAGATGGACAGGGCGCTTAAACAAAGCCTTGATGGTGATGAATTAAAGATCATAAAGGCCAAGTATCTCTCTCCCCAAAAAATAAAGGACATTGAGATTTATATGGAGATGGGGTTGAAAAAGGACAAATGCTATCAGGTCAAACGGCGGGCCATTTACAATCTTGCGACAGCTCTCGGGATAATCTGA
- a CDS encoding YfcE family phosphodiesterase, translated as MKVLIVSDSHGLEDELEMIAERHGKETDLIIHCGDSELDPSHPALSSYLTVKGNCDFYGEFKDEIVVPAGSRKLFFTHGHLYGIKQSLLNVYYRAEELGADIICFGHSHIAGSELMDGKLLINPGSIRLPRVRKEKTYAILNIDKDNATVRYYDLDGREVESLTNHVQLPAHS; from the coding sequence ATGAAGGTTCTGATTGTCAGCGACAGCCACGGCCTTGAAGACGAACTGGAAATGATCGCTGAGCGGCACGGGAAGGAAACAGATCTCATCATCCATTGCGGGGATTCTGAATTGGACCCTTCCCATCCCGCGCTTTCCTCTTACTTAACGGTAAAAGGAAACTGCGATTTTTACGGGGAGTTCAAAGACGAAATCGTCGTTCCCGCCGGATCGAGAAAGCTTTTTTTCACACACGGGCATTTATACGGCATTAAACAGTCGCTTTTAAATGTGTACTACCGGGCTGAAGAGCTCGGCGCCGATATCATCTGTTTCGGCCATTCCCACATCGCGGGAAGCGAGCTGATGGACGGAAAACTGCTGATCAACCCCGGCAGCATCCGCCTTCCGCGGGTGCGGAAAGAAAAAACTTATGCTATACTAAACATTGACAAAGACAATGCAACGGTTCGCTATTATGACTTGGACGGCCGGGAAGTCGAAAGCCTGACGAACCATGTACAATTGCCAGCACATTCATGA
- a CDS encoding XTP/dITP diphosphatase produces the protein MKEVIIATKNEGKVREFKAMLEPRGYDVKSLLDIGYTPEIEETGQTFEENAVIKAETISKETGKIVIADDSGLSVDYLGGSPGVYSARYAGEEKNDLANLKKLLKELEGVEKEDRSARFRCALAICIPGQETKTVEGSVEGYITEEPRGTNGFGYDPVFLVKDKDQTMAELSSGEKNKISHRAEALKKLSALLDQA, from the coding sequence ATGAAGGAAGTCATCATTGCCACGAAAAACGAAGGGAAAGTCAGGGAATTCAAAGCGATGCTTGAACCGAGGGGCTACGATGTCAAATCTTTACTGGACATCGGCTATACACCCGAAATCGAAGAAACCGGGCAGACTTTTGAAGAAAACGCTGTGATTAAAGCGGAAACAATTTCGAAAGAAACCGGAAAAATCGTGATTGCCGACGACTCCGGCCTGTCTGTCGACTATCTCGGCGGCAGCCCCGGCGTATACTCGGCCCGCTATGCAGGAGAAGAGAAAAACGATCTCGCCAATCTGAAAAAGCTATTGAAAGAGCTCGAAGGGGTGGAAAAAGAAGACCGTTCCGCGAGGTTCAGATGCGCGCTCGCAATATGCATTCCCGGACAGGAAACGAAAACGGTCGAAGGTTCTGTGGAAGGGTACATTACCGAAGAGCCGCGCGGCACAAACGGCTTCGGCTACGACCCGGTTTTTCTCGTCAAAGACAAAGATCAAACGATGGCCGAGCTCTCAAGCGGCGAAAAGAACAAAATCAGCCACAGAGCGGAAGCGCTGAAAAAGCTGTCCGCTTTATTGGATCAAGCGTAA
- the rph gene encoding ribonuclease PH, which produces MRYDGRKNNELRPVTMDLDFITHPEGSVLITVGGTKVICNASVEDRVPPFLRGEGKGWITAEYSMLPRATNQRTIRESSKGKISGRTMEIQRLIGRALRAVVDLEKLGERTIWIDCDVIQADGGTRTASITGAFTAMALAVGRLVEKGALKEMPITDFLAATSVGIDKEKGLILDLNYQEDSAAEVDMNVVMTGEGRFVELQGTGEEATFSRSELDGLLELAEKGIAELLEKQKEVLGDVALSIQQ; this is translated from the coding sequence ATGAGATACGATGGAAGAAAAAACAATGAACTGCGCCCTGTCACAATGGACCTCGACTTTATTACGCATCCGGAAGGATCGGTCCTGATTACAGTCGGCGGGACAAAGGTGATATGCAACGCGTCTGTGGAAGACCGCGTACCGCCCTTTTTGAGAGGAGAAGGGAAGGGCTGGATCACCGCGGAATACAGCATGCTGCCGCGGGCCACGAACCAAAGGACGATCAGGGAATCGTCAAAAGGGAAAATCTCCGGGCGGACGATGGAAATCCAACGGCTGATCGGACGAGCTCTTCGGGCGGTTGTTGATTTGGAAAAGCTCGGTGAGCGGACGATCTGGATCGACTGCGACGTCATTCAGGCGGACGGAGGTACGAGAACTGCGTCGATTACCGGAGCATTCACCGCCATGGCGCTTGCCGTCGGAAGACTCGTCGAAAAAGGCGCGCTGAAGGAGATGCCGATCACCGACTTTTTGGCTGCCACTTCAGTGGGCATCGATAAGGAAAAAGGATTGATCCTTGATTTGAACTACCAGGAAGATTCTGCAGCTGAGGTTGATATGAACGTCGTCATGACAGGCGAAGGCCGCTTTGTCGAACTTCAGGGAACAGGAGAGGAAGCGACATTCTCAAGAAGTGAACTGGACGGGCTTTTAGAGCTGGCTGAAAAAGGGATCGCCGAACTCCTCGAAAAGCAGAAAGAAGTGCTCGGCGACGTTGCATTATCTATTCAACAATAA
- a CDS encoding GerMN domain-containing protein: protein MLKKGMKGIAVTVTASALLLSGCGIFQSDQASEEIDPPQDITYVKEEKEQDKTDKTKDKTEDKGSKTTSDDKAAQTGDTVMRELYLIDKNGYVTAQTLPLPKQEGTAKQALEYLVEGGPVSNILPNGFRAVLPADTTVNVDIKEDGTAIADFSNEFKNYKAEDEQKIVQAITWTLTQFNSIDKVKLRMNGHDLKEMPVNGTPISEELSREDGINLDTAGVTDITATQPVTVYYLAESDKGTYYVPVTKRTSAKEKDQVTAAIKELTEGPDNKSGLLSDFQGDVKLENKPKIEDGHVTLDFNEAIYGSADGQKKVISDEVLNSIVLTLTELPDVKSVSVTVNGKSELVNEKGEKLSKPVSRPSKVNTGSF, encoded by the coding sequence ATGCTGAAAAAAGGAATGAAAGGAATCGCGGTTACGGTTACGGCCTCCGCGCTGCTTCTTTCCGGGTGCGGAATATTTCAGTCAGATCAAGCCTCAGAGGAGATAGATCCGCCGCAGGACATCACATATGTAAAAGAGGAGAAGGAGCAAGACAAAACAGACAAAACCAAAGATAAAACAGAAGACAAAGGCAGCAAAACGACAAGCGACGATAAAGCCGCTCAAACGGGCGATACGGTCATGAGAGAGCTTTATCTCATTGATAAGAACGGCTATGTGACAGCGCAGACGCTGCCGCTGCCAAAGCAGGAAGGGACGGCTAAACAAGCGCTTGAATACCTCGTTGAAGGCGGCCCTGTTTCAAACATCCTGCCAAACGGATTCAGAGCCGTGCTGCCGGCGGATACAACGGTCAATGTTGATATTAAAGAAGACGGAACAGCGATCGCTGATTTCTCAAATGAATTTAAAAACTATAAAGCTGAAGATGAGCAAAAAATCGTACAGGCGATTACATGGACGTTAACGCAGTTTAACTCGATTGATAAAGTGAAGCTCCGCATGAACGGCCATGATTTGAAAGAAATGCCTGTTAACGGCACGCCGATTTCAGAAGAACTCAGCCGCGAGGACGGCATTAACCTCGACACGGCGGGTGTGACAGATATAACGGCGACACAGCCGGTCACCGTCTATTATTTGGCTGAATCAGATAAAGGCACATATTACGTTCCGGTGACAAAGCGGACGTCTGCAAAAGAAAAAGATCAGGTGACGGCGGCGATTAAAGAGCTGACTGAAGGACCGGACAATAAAAGCGGCCTGCTCTCCGATTTCCAGGGCGACGTCAAGCTTGAAAACAAGCCGAAGATTGAAGACGGCCATGTAACCCTCGACTTTAACGAAGCGATCTACGGAAGTGCCGACGGCCAGAAAAAAGTGATATCGGATGAAGTGTTAAACAGTATCGTGTTGACATTAACCGAACTGCCTGATGTGAAAAGTGTGTCGGTTACCGTGAACGGAAAATCCGAGCTCGTGAATGAAAAAGGAGAAAAGCTTTCCAAGCCGGTTTCAAGACCGAGCAAGGTGAACACAGGTAGTTTTTAA
- the racE gene encoding glutamate racemase — MLDQPIGVIDSGVGGLTVAKEIMRQLPKEKIIYLGDTKRCPYGPRDRKEVLSYTWEMTNYLLSRHHIKMLVIACNTATAIALEEISREVAIPVIGVVQPGARTAIKVTENQRIGVIGTENTIKSGAYEEALLSLNGDLTVENLACPMFVPFVESGKFLDETADEIVRTSLHPLRDSSIDTLILGCTHYPILKEPIQRYMGERVNIISSGDETAREVSTILSYNGLLSKTAEPPEHLFLTTGERARFTKIANDWFGYEVKNVESISLQETAVK, encoded by the coding sequence TTGTTGGATCAACCGATAGGAGTCATTGATTCGGGAGTCGGCGGTTTAACCGTTGCAAAAGAAATCATGAGGCAGCTGCCGAAAGAAAAAATTATATATCTTGGAGACACGAAAAGGTGTCCATACGGACCGAGGGACAGAAAAGAAGTCCTGTCATATACATGGGAAATGACAAATTATCTGTTATCCCGCCACCATATTAAAATGCTCGTGATCGCCTGCAATACAGCAACGGCCATCGCGCTAGAGGAAATCAGCAGGGAAGTTGCGATACCCGTCATCGGCGTGGTGCAGCCCGGAGCCAGAACCGCGATTAAAGTGACGGAAAACCAGCGAATCGGCGTAATCGGAACGGAAAACACGATCAAAAGCGGCGCATACGAAGAAGCGCTTCTTTCGCTGAACGGAGATTTAACGGTGGAAAATCTGGCTTGCCCAATGTTTGTCCCGTTTGTGGAAAGCGGCAAATTTTTGGATGAGACGGCTGATGAAATCGTCAGGACGTCACTGCACCCGCTCAGAGATTCATCAATCGATACGCTGATTCTCGGATGTACGCATTATCCGATTTTAAAAGAGCCGATTCAGCGCTATATGGGAGAGCGCGTCAACATCATTTCCTCCGGAGATGAAACGGCCAGGGAAGTCAGCACGATCTTGTCATACAACGGTTTATTAAGCAAAACGGCGGAACCGCCGGAACACTTGTTTTTAACAACTGGGGAGCGTGCCCGCTTCACAAAAATTGCAAACGATTGGTTTGGATACGAAGTGAAAAATGTGGAAAGCATTTCTCTTCAGGAGACCGCTGTAAAATAA
- a CDS encoding MarR family winged helix-turn-helix transcriptional regulator → MNSNASLNHIADIEKSLRHIAGIIKQKGREILTQYTITPPQFVGLQWLYEYGDMTIGELSQKMYLACSTTTDLIDRMEKNNLVERVKDPSDRRVVRIHLLSEGERIIQEVIQKRQDYLEDMLEAFSEEETAAFEKLLIKLQQEMNRK, encoded by the coding sequence ATGAATTCGAATGCTTCTTTGAATCACATAGCGGACATTGAAAAATCACTCCGCCATATTGCGGGCATCATTAAACAAAAAGGAAGAGAAATTCTCACCCAATATACGATTACCCCTCCCCAGTTTGTCGGTCTTCAATGGCTGTATGAATACGGGGATATGACGATCGGCGAGTTATCACAAAAGATGTACCTGGCGTGCAGCACCACAACGGATTTAATTGACCGAATGGAGAAAAACAACCTCGTTGAACGGGTTAAAGATCCGTCCGACAGGCGCGTAGTCCGCATTCATCTTCTATCGGAAGGAGAGCGGATCATCCAGGAGGTCATTCAAAAAAGGCAGGACTATTTAGAAGACATGTTAGAGGCGTTTTCCGAGGAAGAAACAGCCGCGTTTGAAAAATTATTAATTAAACTTCAGCAGGAAATGAACAGAAAATGA
- the gerE gene encoding spore germination transcription factor GerE has translation MKEKEFQSKPLLTKREREVFELLVQDKTTKEIASELFISEKTVRNHISNAMQKLGVKGRSQAVVELLRMGELEL, from the coding sequence TTGAAGGAGAAAGAGTTTCAATCAAAGCCGCTGCTAACAAAAAGAGAAAGAGAAGTGTTCGAATTGCTCGTTCAAGACAAGACAACAAAGGAAATCGCAAGCGAGCTCTTTATAAGTGAAAAGACTGTACGTAATCACATTTCCAATGCAATGCAAAAATTGGGAGTGAAAGGCCGTTCGCAAGCTGTTGTTGAACTTCTTCGAATGGGTGAGCTAGAGCTCTAA
- a CDS encoding SDR family NAD(P)-dependent oxidoreductase has translation MKKAIIIGASSGIGNALAKQLSAGGVEVGLAARRYELLAKLRDDLPGPSYIKKIDTADSEHSPILLKELLDEMNGADAVFICSGVGYLESEMDWSKEKETIDVNVTGFVSCSNVLMEHFIKNGRGHLVGISSIAALRGNGGAVTYAASKAFVSNYLKGLRQKVKKLGCDEIAVTEIQPGFVDTALAKGDHLFWTASPEKAAAQIISAVQKKKTHAYITKRWRLISWILKCLP, from the coding sequence ATGAAAAAAGCGATAATCATCGGCGCGAGTTCCGGAATTGGCAATGCGCTTGCCAAGCAGCTGTCAGCCGGAGGAGTGGAGGTCGGTCTTGCTGCAAGACGGTATGAGCTGCTAGCCAAATTGCGCGACGACCTCCCTGGACCTTCATACATTAAAAAGATCGATACAGCCGACAGCGAACACTCGCCTATACTGTTGAAAGAACTGCTTGATGAGATGAATGGGGCAGACGCAGTCTTCATCTGTTCAGGTGTTGGATATTTGGAAAGCGAAATGGATTGGAGCAAAGAAAAGGAAACGATCGATGTCAATGTGACGGGATTTGTGTCCTGCTCGAACGTGTTGATGGAGCATTTTATCAAAAACGGGAGAGGGCATTTAGTCGGCATTTCATCCATCGCCGCGCTGAGAGGAAACGGAGGGGCCGTCACCTACGCCGCTTCAAAAGCATTCGTTTCAAATTATTTAAAAGGACTTCGTCAAAAAGTGAAAAAACTCGGTTGCGATGAAATTGCGGTCACCGAAATTCAGCCCGGCTTCGTGGACACGGCTCTTGCAAAAGGTGATCATCTGTTTTGGACGGCTTCGCCCGAAAAAGCGGCTGCACAAATCATCAGCGCTGTGCAGAAGAAGAAGACGCACGCATATATTACGAAGAGATGGCGGCTGATCTCCTGGATTTTAAAATGTCTTCCTTAG
- a CDS encoding acyl-CoA thioesterase: MKLPGYIEEPFDTWCQSFSFFDEVSVRFSETDMFGHMNNVTPFVYFEEARISYFKHLGVMDRLSDGKSAAIPVVASQQCDYFQQVMLHERLKIGVKTASVGNASLTLHYAAKNGEGGLCFTGLAVMVQIAKDTGKPVKWTDEQKAKLLGNNSFPEK; this comes from the coding sequence TTGAAATTGCCGGGATATATCGAAGAACCGTTTGACACATGGTGTCAGTCATTTTCTTTTTTTGATGAAGTTTCCGTCCGTTTTTCAGAAACGGACATGTTCGGTCATATGAACAATGTCACACCGTTTGTCTACTTCGAAGAAGCGAGGATTTCCTATTTCAAGCACCTGGGCGTCATGGACCGCCTTTCAGACGGGAAGAGCGCGGCCATTCCCGTCGTGGCGAGCCAGCAATGCGACTATTTTCAGCAGGTCATGCTTCATGAACGTTTAAAAATCGGCGTCAAAACAGCATCTGTCGGCAACGCCTCGCTCACCCTCCATTACGCAGCGAAAAATGGGGAAGGCGGCCTTTGCTTTACAGGACTGGCGGTTATGGTGCAAATTGCGAAAGATACGGGTAAACCCGTGAAATGGACAGACGAACAAAAAGCAAAACTGCTTGGCAATAACTCATTTCCTGAGAAATAA
- the sdhB gene encoding succinate dehydrogenase iron-sulfur subunit, with protein MSENKTIKFIITRQDTSDSNPYQEEFEIPYRPNMNVISALMEIRRNPVNAKGEKTSPIAWDMNCLEEVCGACSMVINGKPRQSCTALIDQLEQPIRLEPMKTFPVVRDLQVDRSRMFDSLKKVKAWVPIDGTYDLGPGPRMPERRRQWAYELSKCMTCGVCLEACPNVNDKTNFMGPAPLSQVRLFNTHPTGAMNKSERLEAIMGDGGLAECGNSQNCVQSCPKGIPLTTSIAALNRDTTVQAFKNFFGSDNTE; from the coding sequence ATGAGTGAAAATAAGACAATCAAGTTTATCATCACTCGTCAGGATACATCGGATTCTAATCCTTACCAGGAAGAGTTTGAAATTCCATACCGTCCGAATATGAACGTGATTTCCGCTTTGATGGAAATCAGAAGGAACCCGGTGAATGCAAAGGGAGAAAAAACGTCGCCGATTGCTTGGGATATGAACTGTCTCGAGGAAGTGTGCGGCGCTTGCTCCATGGTGATCAACGGCAAGCCGAGACAGTCCTGTACAGCGCTGATCGACCAGCTTGAGCAGCCGATCCGCCTTGAACCGATGAAAACATTCCCGGTTGTCCGCGACCTTCAAGTGGATCGGAGCCGCATGTTTGATTCGTTAAAGAAAGTCAAAGCATGGGTGCCGATCGACGGCACATATGATCTCGGACCGGGACCGAGAATGCCTGAAAGAAGACGTCAGTGGGCTTATGAGCTGTCAAAATGCATGACTTGCGGCGTGTGTCTTGAAGCTTGTCCGAACGTGAACGATAAAACAAACTTTATGGGACCTGCACCGCTCTCGCAAGTTCGCTTATTCAACACCCATCCGACGGGAGCGATGAACAAATCTGAACGGCTTGAAGCGATTATGGGAGACGGCGGACTGGCCGAATGCGGCAACTCGCAAAACTGCGTGCAGTCGTGTCCGAAAGGCATCCCGCTCACAACCTCAATCGCTGCATTAAACAGGGATACGACCGTTCAGGCGTTTAAAAACTTCTTCGGAAGCGACAACACGGAATAA
- the sdhA gene encoding succinate dehydrogenase flavoprotein subunit: MSNSSIIVVGGGLAGLMATIKAAEAGTNVKLFSIVPVKRSHSVCAQGGINGAVNTKGEGDSPWEHFDDTVYGGDFLANQPPVKAMCEAAPSIIHLLDRMGVMFNRTPEGLLDFRRFGGTQHHRTAYAGATTGQQLLYALDEQVRRFEVEGLVSKYEGWEFLGAVLDDDNTCRGIVAQNLTTMEIESFRSDAVIMATGGPGIIFGKSTNSMINTGSAASIVYQQGAYYANGEFIQIHPTAIPGDDKLRLMSESARGEGGRVWTYKDGKPWYFLEEKYPAYGNLVPRDIATREIFDVCVRQKLGINGENMVYLDLSHKDPKELDIKLGGIIEIYEKFMGDDPRKLPMKIFPAVHYSMGGLWVDYDQMTNIPGLFAAGECDYSMHGGNRLGANSLLSAIYGGMVAGPKAVEYIQGLETSAEDLSSSVFDAYVKKEEEKWADIMKMDGNENAYVLHKELGEWMTDNVTVVRYNDKLLKTDEKIQELAERYRNININDTAKWSNQGAVFTRQLHNMLQLARVITLGAYNRNESRGAHYKPDFPERNDEEWLKTTMAKHAGDFEAPKFHYEDVDVSLIAPRKRDYSKKKVAKS; the protein is encoded by the coding sequence ATGAGCAATTCAAGCATCATCGTTGTCGGCGGAGGACTAGCGGGTCTGATGGCGACCATTAAAGCTGCGGAAGCAGGAACAAATGTAAAACTATTTTCGATCGTTCCCGTTAAGCGCTCACATTCCGTATGTGCGCAGGGCGGAATCAACGGAGCGGTCAATACAAAAGGTGAAGGAGACTCCCCATGGGAGCATTTTGACGACACGGTGTACGGAGGCGACTTTCTGGCGAACCAGCCGCCGGTCAAAGCGATGTGTGAAGCGGCGCCGTCGATCATTCATTTGCTTGACCGCATGGGCGTCATGTTTAACAGAACGCCTGAAGGGCTGCTTGACTTCCGGCGCTTCGGAGGAACCCAGCATCACAGAACGGCATATGCGGGGGCGACGACCGGACAGCAGCTCTTGTACGCGCTGGATGAGCAGGTTCGCCGCTTCGAAGTTGAAGGGCTCGTTTCGAAATATGAAGGCTGGGAGTTTCTCGGAGCCGTTCTTGATGATGACAATACGTGCAGGGGCATCGTCGCCCAAAACTTAACGACGATGGAAATCGAGTCGTTCCGTTCGGACGCAGTCATCATGGCGACCGGGGGGCCGGGCATCATCTTCGGAAAATCGACGAACTCGATGATCAATACCGGATCAGCCGCTTCGATCGTTTACCAGCAGGGTGCTTACTATGCGAACGGAGAGTTCATCCAGATCCATCCGACCGCCATTCCTGGAGACGACAAGCTGCGGCTGATGAGCGAATCGGCGCGCGGTGAAGGCGGACGAGTCTGGACGTATAAAGACGGCAAGCCTTGGTATTTCCTCGAAGAGAAATATCCGGCATATGGAAACCTTGTGCCGCGTGATATTGCGACGCGTGAAATATTTGATGTGTGCGTCAGACAAAAGCTCGGCATCAACGGCGAAAACATGGTTTATCTCGATCTTTCCCACAAAGATCCGAAGGAATTGGACATCAAGCTGGGCGGAATCATTGAAATCTATGAAAAATTCATGGGTGACGATCCGCGCAAGCTGCCGATGAAAATCTTCCCTGCGGTTCACTACTCAATGGGCGGACTTTGGGTCGACTACGATCAGATGACCAACATTCCTGGACTGTTTGCCGCGGGAGAATGCGACTATTCGATGCACGGCGGAAACCGCCTGGGAGCGAACTCGCTCTTGTCAGCCATTTACGGCGGCATGGTGGCAGGTCCGAAAGCCGTTGAATACATTCAAGGTCTCGAAACATCCGCAGAAGATCTGTCTTCTTCCGTTTTCGATGCATACGTCAAAAAGGAAGAAGAAAAGTGGGCTGACATAATGAAAATGGACGGCAATGAAAATGCTTATGTCCTTCATAAAGAGCTCGGCGAATGGATGACAGACAACGTGACGGTCGTGCGCTACAATGACAAGCTGCTGAAAACGGATGAAAAAATCCAAGAGCTTGCCGAGCGCTACCGAAACATCAATATCAACGATACGGCAAAATGGAGCAACCAGGGCGCCGTATTCACGCGCCAGCTGCACAACATGCTGCAATTGGCACGGGTGATCACGCTCGGTGCATACAACCGGAATGAGAGCCGCGGCGCCCATTATAAACCGGATTTCCCTGAACGTAATGACGAGGAATGGCTGAAAACAACAATGGCGAAACATGCAGGCGATTTTGAAGCCCCGAAATTCCATTATGAGGATGTCGATGTTTCATTAATCGCACCGCGTAAACGGGATTACTCGAAGAAAAAGGTGGCGAAATCATGA
- a CDS encoding succinate dehydrogenase cytochrome b558 subunit yields the protein MAGNREFVYRRLHSLLGVIPVGIFLIQHLVVNHFAASGEEAFNNAAHFMENLPFRYALEIFVIFLPLIYHAVYGVYIAFTAKNNANRFGFFRNWMFVLQRITGIITLIFVSWHVWETRIAAQMGAEVNFDMMADILSSPIMLGFYIVGVLSTIFHFSNGLWSFAVTWGITVSPRSQRIATFVTMGVFVVLSYVGLRAILAFV from the coding sequence ATGGCCGGGAACAGAGAGTTTGTTTATCGAAGACTGCATTCTTTGCTTGGCGTCATACCGGTGGGCATATTTTTAATCCAGCATTTGGTTGTCAACCATTTTGCGGCAAGCGGAGAAGAGGCGTTTAATAACGCCGCTCACTTTATGGAAAACCTGCCGTTCAGGTACGCTTTGGAAATCTTCGTGATTTTCCTTCCGCTGATTTATCATGCTGTTTATGGAGTATACATAGCTTTTACAGCGAAAAACAATGCGAACAGATTCGGCTTTTTTAGAAACTGGATGTTCGTTCTGCAGCGGATTACAGGAATCATTACCTTGATTTTTGTCAGCTGGCACGTGTGGGAAACACGGATTGCCGCCCAAATGGGGGCAGAGGTGAACTTTGACATGATGGCTGATATTTTGAGCTCCCCGATCATGCTCGGCTTTTACATTGTAGGTGTCCTCTCAACAATCTTCCACTTTTCAAACGGTTTATGGTCGTTTGCTGTCACTTGGGGAATCACTGTTTCTCCTCGCTCACAGCGAATCGCCACGTTTGTGACAATGGGAGTCTTTGTTGTGCTGTCCTATGTAGGGCTGAGAGCGATTTTGGCATTTGTGTAA
- a CDS encoding YslB family protein — MNKYEANLAQLKELEVSAYGYELIREVLLPDMLGQDYADMMYWAGKKLARKFPLESREDLPAFFQDAGWGTLAIVHSKKQELEFELEGPLVSNRLKYQKEPCFQLEAGFIAEQIQLMNEQIAESYEQVKKRAGKVVLTVKWDLKDPA, encoded by the coding sequence ATGAATAAATATGAAGCAAACTTAGCGCAATTAAAAGAGCTGGAAGTCTCCGCATATGGCTATGAGTTGATCAGGGAAGTGCTGCTTCCCGATATGCTGGGACAAGACTACGCAGATATGATGTACTGGGCGGGAAAAAAGCTCGCCCGCAAGTTCCCGCTTGAATCCCGGGAGGATCTTCCCGCTTTCTTTCAGGATGCAGGCTGGGGAACGCTTGCGATCGTCCATTCAAAAAAACAGGAGCTTGAGTTTGAACTCGAAGGCCCGCTGGTTTCAAACCGCCTCAAGTATCAAAAGGAGCCCTGCTTTCAGCTTGAAGCCGGGTTTATCGCCGAGCAAATCCAGCTGATGAACGAACAAATTGCCGAATCTTATGAACAGGTGAAAAAAAGAGCCGGAAAAGTGGTTTTAACGGTGAAATGGGATTTGAAAGACCCGGCATAA